The genomic stretch CGGAAGGCCCACGCTCTCGCGAGATCGTGCCACCCAATCAAAGGTTTCGTTCGTTCCCTTCTTCCGCCCCTCCCAGTGCCGCGCCGCGGTGCCGTCGCAAGGGGGCGCAGTCGGTTCTGGTCGCACGGGTTATGACGTCACCGCGCCGGAAGCGCCGCGAGACAGGGACGCGGAGAGCGGGGGGCGGGAGGAGCGCTTTATTGGGCCGCCAgagcggggcgggcggaggTTTTGCGGCGTGCAGTCGCCTTCACGGCTGTGCCCCGGGACTTGTCCTGCTTTAGCGCAATGACGAACTTGAAGGCGGCGCTCACGGCGTTGAAGATGCTGGCCGCCAGCTCGTGCTTCTTGCTGTTGATCTCCAGCCGCAGCGCCTCCATCTCTCGCTCGATCAGCGCCGCCCGCTCGTTGAAgccgtgctgcagcagctcgTTGTGCTCCCGTAGCTTCGCTTCCAGCGCCCGGTCCAGTTCCCGCTGCGCGCTCTCCGCCTCCGCCTGCATCTTGGCCTCGAGGGCTCGCAGGTTCTGCTCGTAGCTGTTGCGCTCGTCCGCCAGCAGCGCCTGCAGCTGCCGTTCGCGCTCCGCCGTcgccttctgctgctgctccaggagctGCGTCTGCTGCTTCTGGTCTGGGAACAAAGGGACGGGGTGAGGAGTAAGCAGGAGCTGAGCCTTGTGCTTCTGGTTAAGGAACCGAGTGGGGGTCCCCGTGGCACGGGGTGATGGGCCAAAGCGACAGTGCAAGGGGACGTGAGGAGAAGATGGAGGGGCTGGGGACAGAGTgcggggatgtggggatggggtgagGGTTCgtcagggaggaaaaaggagcaaTTTGAGGTGTCTCCTGGGTGCACCGGGATGCCCCAAGAGATGTGTGTACTCTGGGAGATGTCCCCGGGGAGAAGGGGAGTCCTCGAGTGCTGGGGCCATCATGAGATGCCTGTGAAGGGTTATAAGGATTCCCAGAGTACATGGGGATGCCATGCGCTGTCGTTGGGGGACACGGCCCATGGAACAAGGGAACGCTGTGAGTTGTCCCCAAGGAATAACGCAATGCGTCCGTTGTTCCTGGAGGACGCGGGGATGGGtgaggggggaaggagagaagggacGGCACTGGGACGCGCCACTCACCCTCCAGCTGCTTCTCAGTCTCGCTCAGTGCCTTGTCTGCCTTCAGCACTGCCTCCGCTTCTGCCCGGCGCTCCGCCAGGAACTCATCCAGCACCTCCTCGGCCTGTGCATCCCCACACGATTGTGGCACGGCCTCACCTCCTTATTCCCGATCCCCTGCCTAGAGCTGCCCTCACCTTGGGGCCCTTGGCCTTTGCTTGCCGGTAGGCCTCCAGCAGCCGCTGCCGCTCGGCCTCGTAGGCGCGGTAGCCACCGGGCTGTGCGTAGGCCCCACGGGACAGGCTGGTATCCAGTGCCCCCgccagctcagccagcagcgCCTTGCAGTGCTGCCGTGATGCTGCATTGTTCTTCTCCTGCAGGCGGCTGTACTCCGTGCTGATCTGTTCCTGAGGACAGGATGGGGGCAGGGTCACGGTGTCAATGGGGAGAGTGCAGGTGGGAGTAGAGGTACGGAGGCAGTGTGGGGGGGATGTGAGGATAAGGTAATGGAGATGGAGTGCATTGAGGGGATGGGGCCAAGGTCGTGAAGACAAGGGCAGCCTGGTAGGAATAGGAGCAGGGTGGCAAGGACAGGGACGGCACTGTGGCACAAGGGGGGTGGCCACGCACTATGAGGCGCCGCTGGTGCTCCTGGTTGCGATCCCGGAAGCTGCGCTGCTGGAAGACGATGAGCGCCTCGTGCAGGTGCTCCCCGTGCGCGGCCGAGAGCTGTGCGGGCTCTGTGGGCAGTGACAGCCCCCGCATGCCCCCGGCATAGGCCTCCAGCGCTGCCGCCACCGCAGCTGCGTTCTCGTTGGCCatcatggctgctgctgctccctgcaggcagggcagacGCCCGCTGTTGATGGCCTCCACGTAGCTGCTCAGCAGCgtgctcagggctgtggggaATGGCACAGGGACACCTGCCTCGTTGTTGGCaccttgctgctgtgtgttgctgttGTCCCCTGTCTTCCCCGTGTTTTTTGCCCCATTGTCACCCTGTCATCGCCCAGTCATTGACTTGTGTCGCACTGTGTTGCCATTGTATCCCTTTTGTCCCGTTGTCATCACTCTGCTGTCCCCAGTGTTATCACTCCATTGTCTCATGTTGCCGTTGTCATTGTCCCCCTGTTGTCCTGTGTCACCACTGTCACCCCGTTTTCACCCTGTTGTCCCATGGCACTCTTGCCTTCATCCCAGTTGTCctgttgcttttgctgttgtcCCCCCATCATCCAATTTGCCATCATCACTGTCCTCCCATGGCCCTCCTGTCGTCCCTTACAATGACGTCATTATCATCAGCCTTCAGTCAGCGCGCTGTCACCCTGTTGTCCTGCCTCGCCGTCACCCTGTTGTCCTCTGTGTCACCATGCCCCCAGTTCTCCCCGCTCCCACCCTCCCCTTACCTCGCCCTGTCAGTGCTCTGCCGTCAGGCAGCGTCTTGAGCCTGGAGGAGCTCAGCACATAGTCGCAGAACTTGGCTGCCTGTTGGAGGAAGCGTGGGGCCAAGGTGGCCTCGGGCAGCTCCTCCATGCGCCCGTGCTCCTCTGTGCCCAGTGGCGAAGGCAGCACGAAGCACTTCCGCGTGGGGAAATAGTTGCGGAGGCACTGCCGCGTCGCATTGTAGTTCTGCACCTTGCGGCCGTACCCtgtggcaggcaggcagctgttgGTGCTGGTGCAGCCGCTCGTGAGGGCCTCCCTAATGACCCCAAGGGGGGCCAGCACTCACCGTGCTTGAGTtccagcacctgctgcaggTACTCGTCCTCGCTGATGGGCCGCTCGCCCACACGCAGCTCCAGTGTGAAGTCCCGCACCACCCACACAAAGCTGGGGAAGAAGCGCATGAACTCGCAGTCCTCGGCCTCATCTTCTCTTTCAGCGCCGTTGTTGCCATCCTTGTCCCTGTCCCGCACCTGGATCAGCTCCGACAGCTGTGTCACCAGCCTGCCCCGCTCAGGAGCACAACGCTCCCCAAATTCTGTGTCCGCTCCAGAATCCTGTGTACCCCCCAAATATTTCTGTCCTCCTCTGTACGTTGTGTCCTGCCCCACGGTGCCCATCTATGCCCTGAGTATTGCACTCCCTCTTAGAGCCTGAATCACCCTTAAATCCCTCAGTTTCCCCTTAAGTCCTCTGCCCCCTTGCCGAGTTCCCCCAGTTTTTCCCCAAATCCCAGTCTGACTTTGCCAACATCCCCCAGTCTTGCCACACGTCCCACGCTGCCCATGTCACACAGGTTTTCCCCAGGTTTCCTGTAGCCTCAAACACGCAGTGTCAGCCCAAATCCCCCACCCTAGCCCTATCTCCCATTGCCCCAGTCCCACAGCTACAGCCCGTGTCCCGCATTGTCCAAGTCCCCCGTAGCCCCAAGTCCCCAACTTTCACCCCAACGTCCCCCATCCACTCAGCTCCTTGCAGGATACTCGAGGTACTC from Lagopus muta isolate bLagMut1 chromosome 11, bLagMut1 primary, whole genome shotgun sequence encodes the following:
- the LOC125698703 gene encoding guanylate-binding protein 4-like isoform X2 — its product is MDALVLPMPAPLCLVNNKNGELSLDPMALAVLQEVAQPLVVVAIAGPYRTGKSFLMNRLAQKRTGFPLGPTVQAETKGIWMWCLPHPQRPEAMLVLLDTEGLGDPTKGDSQNDAWIFTLALLLSSTLVYNSIGTIDQKALEYLELVTQLSELIQVRDRDKDGNNGAEREDEAEDCEFMRFFPSFVWVVRDFTLELRVGERPISEDEYLQQVLELKHGYGRKVQNYNATRQCLRNYFPTRKCFVLPSPLGTEEHGRMEELPEATLAPRFLQQAAKFCDYVLSSSRLKTLPDGRALTGRALSTLLSSYVEAINSGRLPCLQGAAAAMMANENAAAVAAALEAYAGGMRGLSLPTEPAQLSAAHGEHLHEALIVFQQRSFRDRNQEHQRRLIEQISTEYSRLQEKNNAASRQHCKALLAELAGALDTSLSRGAYAQPGGYRAYEAERQRLLEAYRQAKAKGPKAEEVLDEFLAERRAEAEAVLKADKALSETEKQLEDQKQQTQLLEQQQKATAERERQLQALLADERNSYEQNLRALEAKMQAEAESAQRELDRALEAKLREHNELLQHGFNERAALIEREMEALRLEINSKKHELAASIFNAVSAAFKFVIALKQDKSRGTAVKATARRKTSARPALAAQ
- the LOC125698703 gene encoding guanylate-binding protein 2-like isoform X1 is translated as MDALVLPMPAPLCLVNNKNGELSLDPMALAVLQEVAQPLVVVAIAGPYRTGKSFLMNRLAQKRTGFPLGPTVQAETKGIWMWCLPHPQRPEAMLVLLDTEGLGDPTKGDSQNDAWIFTLALLLSSTLVYNSIGTIDQKALEYLELVTQLSELIQVRDRDKDGNNGAEREDEAEDCEFMRFFPSFVWVVRDFTLELRVGERPISEDEYLQQVLELKHGYGRKVQNYNATRQCLRNYFPTRKCFVLPSPLGTEEHGRMEELPEATLAPRFLQQAAKFCDYVLSSSRLKTLPDGRALTGRGVPVPFPTALSTLLSSYVEAINSGRLPCLQGAAAAMMANENAAAVAAALEAYAGGMRGLSLPTEPAQLSAAHGEHLHEALIVFQQRSFRDRNQEHQRRLIEQISTEYSRLQEKNNAASRQHCKALLAELAGALDTSLSRGAYAQPGGYRAYEAERQRLLEAYRQAKAKGPKAEEVLDEFLAERRAEAEAVLKADKALSETEKQLEGEWRVPVPSLLSFPPHPSPRPPGTTDALRYSLGTTHSVPLFHGPCPPTTAHGIPMYSGNPYNPSQASHDGPSTRGLPFSPGTSPRVHTSLGASRCTQETPQIAPFSSLTNPHPIPTSPHSVPSPSIFSSRPLALSLWPITPCHGDPHSVP